TTTGGTATACTCAGCCGCGTTCGCGATCTTGATAATGTCCCACCCGGTGAAACGGATAGCTGGACCATCCATATCGGTCCCATGGGGGTGTTTGACGGCACCGCCAATTTCGACACCGATTATGAGGATGTCGATGAAGCGGGAGCCAATGGCGTTGCCGCCAATGCCACCAACGGCTGGATCGGCTTCACCGACAAATATTGGCTCGGCGCACTCATCCCGGTCAGCAATGCCAAGGTTGAAGCCAAGTTCCGTGCAGGGAGCGGTGACGTCTATCAGGCACAGATAGCGCGTGAAAATGCGCAGATCATTGCACCGGGTAAAGTGTTGACGACCACCACCCGCCTTTTTGCAGGGGCAAAGGAAACGGCGCTGCTCGACACCTATAAAGAGCAGTATAACATCACCTTGCTCGACCGCGCGGTGGACTGGGGCTGGTTCTATTGGTTCGAGAAACCGCTTTTCTATCTGCTAAAATGGCTGTTTGAATTTTCCGGCAATTTTGGCGTTGCGATTATCCTGATGACCTTTGTCGTACGCGGAATCATGTTCCCGATTGCGCAGAAGCAATTTGCCTCCATGGCCCAGATGCGTGCCGTGCAGCCGAAGATGAAGAAAATTCAGGAAAAATATAAAGAAGACAAGCAGAAGCAGCAGCAGGAAATCATGAAGCTGTATAAGGATGAGAAGGTCAATCCGCTTGCCGGCTGCCTCCCGATCTTCCTGCAGATTCCGATCTTCTTCGCGCTCTACAAGGTGCTGATGCTTTCGATTGAAATGCGCCATCAGCCGTTTACGCTATGGATCAAGGATTTGTCAGCGCCCGACCCGCTGACGCCGGTCAACCTGTTCGGCCTGATCCCGTTTGATCCGCCGAGTTTCCTTGCGGTCGGCATATTGCCGATCCTGATGGGTATTACCATGCACTATCAATTCAAGCTGA
This DNA window, taken from Parasphingorhabdus litoris DSM 22379, encodes the following:
- the yidC gene encoding membrane protein insertase YidC; this encodes MDDKRNIIMAVLLTGIILFGWPVLMETFFPDMVNKNEAVEQTEQTATGSESVTQADGTPAVSTTPGSAAIGADVAAGTIRALPVVLAESPRVMIDTPRLKGSINLQGARFDDLTLTDHTTELDKDSPPVRLFAPSGTKDAYFSRFGWAGDGMTLPDDKSVWTADQEKLTPETPVTLSWSNETGQTFAITFSIDENYLITAEQSATNRGENAIALNPFGILSRVRDLDNVPPGETDSWTIHIGPMGVFDGTANFDTDYEDVDEAGANGVAANATNGWIGFTDKYWLGALIPVSNAKVEAKFRAGSGDVYQAQIARENAQIIAPGKVLTTTTRLFAGAKETALLDTYKEQYNITLLDRAVDWGWFYWFEKPLFYLLKWLFEFSGNFGVAIILMTFVVRGIMFPIAQKQFASMAQMRAVQPKMKKIQEKYKEDKQKQQQEIMKLYKDEKVNPLAGCLPIFLQIPIFFALYKVLMLSIEMRHQPFTLWIKDLSAPDPLTPVNLFGLIPFDPPSFLAVGILPILMGITMHYQFKLNPQQMDPMQQQIFSIMPWILVFIMAPFAAGLQLYWTVSNILTIAQQKWLYSRHPQLKEQMAKDAEEKAKKAAEEKAGA